CTTCTCATCCTCTGAATGCACAGATAAATTATGTATGAAGGGAACCTCCCTTTCCATTTTCTCCCCTTTTTgacattttcttcttttctctgtgAGTTCAGCCTAAATTTTCACGCTTCCATTCAAGGGCTACAAAAGCCTACAAATTATACAATGACTTCTAACCTGGCCCTCTggcaaacaacttttttttttttgttacaaataAATCATAGCGGACAGATGGAAATGGACAGATAGAAATGACAGAACAAAAGGTATTGTGACAAAATCTGGCAAAGTGAACAAAGTGCAAGTCAGAGGGAAAGTTTGGATTGACACTTGAAATTCCCACACCAATCACCAACCACTGGGAAATAAACAGATGCAGCAGATCACCCCCATACCCTCCCTTGATCTACAGACAACAGTGTATGAAGACCACCTTCTACTAACAGCTGATTATTCTTCAAGACTGATAAACCTCAGTGGATTTGGGTTTGTTTTTAGGAATTTTCAGGCTAAACCcacaactctctctctctgacacGAGGAATCCCCTAGCCCTGATTATGATCACTGCGTCCCTTCTGTCATGTGCTTTGTGCGTCCTGTGGGCAGTGACAATGACATTTGGAGACTCAAGAGGACTCATGATGTCAGATAGTCCATTACTCTTCCCCCCCATATAAGGCTTGTTTATTGGTCTCTGTAGTCCCAGTGTATTTAGTCCAGGACTGTCGGAGTCATCAAATAAAAGCCTGGGTGCCCGTTACACAGAGGCTCTGCTGGGCGAGAGCGCCATGCAGGTGATGGGCAGCCGGCTGCCAGTAGTCTAGGATGTCCGAGTTGGAGCTGGCAGGGCTGGCCGGGGAGAGCGAGCcgcaggaagaagaagaaggagaagtacAGCTCCATGAAGAGGCAGAAGGACTTGGAGAAGGAGGGGAGtcctgtactagcattggagaagtggtgcagccatgGAGTTGGTCTGCCAGGCGGAGAGTCTCAGACAGCGCCCAGATGTAGTTGTGTGCAAAGCGGAGGGTCTCTATCTTGGTGAGCTTGGCATCCTCCGGAAAGGTGGGCAGCACTTCTCGGAGGGCATCCAGTGCAGAGTTTAGGTGGTGCATGCGGTTCCTTTCTCGGTTGTTGGCTTTTAGGCgacgggttttttttatttttaggacaACTTCGCCATTTTTGGTGGTGCTTCGGTTACGGTTACGCCTTGGCTTCTTGGCGGTCATCTCTCCATCCTCGGATTGTAGTATGGGTGTGAAGGGTTGTTCGTCGTCGTAGCTGCCGGGTGGTGGGGACAGGCTGGAGGTGGACATGGAGCAGGGGGACGACAGGTCCTCCTCTCTGTACTCGCTCTTTATTAGCACCATGCTGCAAGACAGAGAAGACACAGGTTATAATGCTGCCCAGTGACAGGTAAAACAGGACCAGCCCCCGCTGCAGGACAGAGAAGACACAGGTTATAATACTGCCCGGTGAcaggtaacacaggaccagccCCCGCTGCAGGATAGAGCAGACACAGGTTATAATGCTGCTCGGTGACAGGTAGCACAGGACCAGCCCCCGCTGTAGGGCAGAGCAGGCACAGGTTATAATGCTGCCCGGTGACAGGTAGCACAGGACCAGCCCCGCTGTAGGACAGAGCAGACACAGGTTATAATGCTGCCCAGTGACAGGTAGCACAGGACCAGCCCCTGCTGTAGGGCAGAGCAGGCACAGGTTATAATGCTGCCCAGTGACAGGTAGCACAGGACCAGCCCCCACTGCAGGACAGAGAAGACTCAGGTTATAATGCTGCCCAGTGACAGGTAAAACAGGAAAAGCCCCTGCTGCAGGACAGAGAAGACACAGGTTATAATACTGCCCGGTGAcaggtaacacaggaccagccCCCGCTGCAGGACAGAGAAGACACAGGTTATAATGCTGCCCGGTGACAGGTAGCACAGGACCAGCCCCCGCTGCAGGACAGAGCAGGCACAGGTTATAATGCTGCCCGGTGAcaggtaacacaggaccagccCCGCTGCAGGACAGAGAAGACTCAGGTTATAATACTGCCCGGTGAcaggtaacacaggaccagccCCCGCTGCAGGACAGAGCAGGCACAGGTTATAATGCTGCTCGGTGACAGGTAGCACAGGACCAGCCCCCGCTGCAGGACAGAGAAGACACAGGTTATAATGCTGCTCGGTGAcaggtaacacaggaccagccCCGCTGCAGGACAGAGAAGACTCAGGTTATAATACTGCCCGGTGACAGGTAACACAGGACAAGCCCGGCTGTAGGGCAGAGCAGGCACAGGTTATAATGCTGCCCGGTGACAGGTAGCACAGGACCAGCCCCCACTGCAGGACAGAGCAGACACAGGTTATAATGCTGCCCGGTGACAGGTAGCACAGGACCAGCCCCCGCTGTAGGGCAGAGCAGGCACAGGTTATAATACTGCCCGGTGACAGGTAGCACAGGACCAGCCCCCGCTGCAGGACAGAGAAGACTCAGGTTATAATGCTGCCCAGTGACAGGTAGCACAGGAACAGCCCCCGCTGTAGGGCAGAGCAGGCACAGGTTATAATGCTGCCCAGTGACAGGTAGCACAGGACCAGCCCCCGCTGCAGGACAGCGCTCACCTGCTGATGGCTGGCTCTCCGCTGGGCTCTGCTGGCACGCGTCCTGCTCCTCACTCCGGTGGCTGTGTGTCTGGCACACGACCCTCCTCATAGCGCTTATATAGAGCCCCAAGACAATCCGAGCTACCCCGGGGCACagcgccccctccccgcccgcccggcgtcCTCTGCTCAGCATCTCCATCCTTGTCCCTCATCCACTCTCTTGTTCTCCGGGCTCCTCCCCCGGCCGGCTTCTTGGTATCCTCCGCTCCCCGCTCGCTCATTGGTGGCTCCCGCTCGGGTGAAGCGTGCCGCTAATTTCATTAATGAATAGGAAGGGAGCAACCAATAGCGGGGCCGGGACGGGGGGAGACACGCGTGTCCGGGATGCAGCTGAGGAGGAGGCGGGGGAGGAGGAGGCAGCTGCGAGGACATTGTACGGGACCGCGGGATGGAGAGTGCAGACAGCAGGAAAGTTGTATGAGAGGCTGACAACATTGTTGTGTCCTCATCCCAGAGGCTTATATCCTGCGgacagttttatatatatattatatgtgtgtgtgttatatcttGTGCCCAATTTTATATAGATGTTATTATATCATATAGTAAGTTATATATAGAGATATGTTATTATATCCTACAACCAGATACGTATCATAGGTATTATTATATCTTATGGCCAGTTAGATATATAGAGAGGTGATATTGTATCCTGTGTCAGGTTTGagattatattttatatatatataaaatgtacgtGTGTATGTGTTACAATATCataaggctatatatatatatatatatatatatatatatatatatatataatgtgtgtgttatTATATCCTGtggccagtatatatatatatatatatatatatatagagagagagaggtgtcATATATAGATAGGTGTCAGTCTGTCCtgcggagatatatatatatatatatacacacgtgtaTGTGTTATTATACTGCATAGCCAgatacgtgtgtgtatatatatatatatatatatatatatatatatatatatatatagtgctatATCCTAGGGCTAGTTAGATATAGAGAGAGGTGATATTATATCCTGTGCCAGATTTGAGAtacattaattatatatatatatatatatatatatactgtatatacacgcacacatatataatgtgtatgtatgtgtgtgttatAATATCATAAggctatgtgtgtgtatatatatatatgtatgtatatatatattatattctgTGGCCAGTTAGATATAGAGAGGTGTGTGTTATTACATCTTATAGCCAGAtacgtatgtatgtgtatatatagtgctaTATCCTAGGGCTAGTTAGATATAGAGAGAGGTGATATTATATCCTGTGCCAGATTTgagatacattatatatatatatatatatatatatatatatacgcacacatatataatgtgtatgtatgtgtgtgttatAATATCATAaggctatgtgtgtgtgtatatatatattatattctgTGGCCAGTTAGATATAGAGAGGTGTGTGTTATTACATCTTATGGCCAGAtacgtatgtatgtgtatatacagtgctATATCCTAGGGCTAGTTAGATATAGGGAGAGGTGACATTACATTTTGTGCCAGATTTGATATATAAATGGAGTAAATAGAGTGAAAAAGACAAGgcagtgtttttttctttgcttggTCGTAATGGCATCCCCTccatcatcataatggaataagTATAACGTTGGAGCAAGGGGAACTGAAAAGCTCCATAGATACCTGATTATTTGGCTGTTTTGGGTCAAAAAATGAACAACATGACTGGAGCCCCAGAGGCCGTGGAACACATTTGTCCTGAGCTAGCAACATTTTGGACAGTGAACTAATCAATCTGTTTTTGGGGAGTAGTAGATTAAGAGCAAAAACCGCTCCATGCTTCACTTTGCAATGTGTCTCTGTATACCTCATTTACCACATTCCGGTGTATCATATCCACCCTTCCAAGATTCGTCACCCACATTCTTGTCTCCCAGTTGCCAGGCCCATGTTGTGAAGAAGTTTTCATAAGAGCAAAGGAGCAAACCCCCCCGGAGCCCGTTACATAAAGGGACCTTTacaactgttgggcacataagcGCCCAACATCCATCCCAACAACTATTGTTCCTGTACTTCACACAGGAGTGACAGacgttcagagaatggaggaggAGCGATCTCTCTTTTGGGCGCCCGCCTCCATTAActacaaacaggcagtcattcatagaagaacgactgcctgttttcaGTTGGGCTAAAAGCCAagtgactccgacaagtgagtgatttgtcgctcagtgccctgtcggcgACACCATGTACACGGGACGTATCGTTTCCAATGATAATTCGGCCataatcgccctgtgtaaaggtacctttaattaCAAGAATCCACATTATTATGCTTCAAGAAAGTGAATCAATTCTCAAACCCAGGATTGGTAAGAATTGCAGGATATGTTCTGAATAAACGTATTTAATAAAAAGTCATCAAAATTGAATCCGACGGGTGTAACTGCATATGGTGAAAGAAATTACTATAACTCACCTTTGCTTTTTGCCCTCCTACAGccccattgatggaaaaaaagGTTATGTGCAAGAAAATggtacagaaagcaatttttttaaactgcttttatttcataaaagtagtaaaacataataaaactagAAATTTGGTATAACCATAAtgatactgacccacagaatatggttatcatgtcattttcatCGCACCTTCTTGGTGCTGGACTTCCTACTTTCGAATCACTTCAAACCAGCTTGCGTCTCACAAGCAGACCTcaggcaggataggtcatcaatatgagaGCAGTTGGGGTCCACCGCAGGAGCccctccaatcagctgattaaaaAGATCAGCTGAGTGCCTCCTCTCAGACCTGTGATGTCGCGTTCACCGGTCACATGGCTTAATAGAGCAGGCCAATAGACTGAGCCTATTGATTGAGGTCAATGGGGCCGtctgacctgcggcccttccgcaatgaaattgcggaaaggttgcggattctgctTCATCAgtaggcgaaaaaaaaaaaaagtagtgcacatgtctgacggctcgccatgtagaccatccacagtacagagatgaTTTCAGAAAGCAGGTACACACCGATGATGGCTGGGCACAGGttcggattctacatgaagaatccaacCCATCTgtatgcagccggccttactgtgGTTGCTCGGTGATGCCTCGAGGGCTGCTTTGCCTCCTCTCATACTGGAAAGTTGCAGCATGAACCCCACAGAGATATACAGTGTTGCCATgtaggttttattctgaaatgttgcaGTGTTTCAGactaaacacactttgaagtctgGCTCTGAAGGGAGCTCGGAGTCACTGGGATGGGCTGTGCCGGCCTCTCCTTGCCTACATCATGTAGATTGAGAGctttctccccttttgtgtatggGAAGAGAGCTATCACTCTGCATGATACAGGCATGAAGAGGCTGGCGCGTGTCACCTCTGTGACTTGGAGCTCCCTTCcatgtcaaacttcaaagtatgtttattctgaagtgTTGTAACCACCGGTAGTAGCAGAGGAACCAGTAGATTGTGTTTGTGAGAACGCTCACACATAGAACCCTGGTAACTTAGTCATACAAACTTAGACATTATGCTAGAAACCGTGTAAGTATTTGGTCTATAGCGGTAATGCTTTGGTTTTGATAAAACATGGAAAGTGTCTATTCCTTTTATAGGAACCCAACAGTGTTACTCATTCAAAAACATGTATAGTACATCTTGTGTAACCAACGGCAGCTGTAGAAATGTATCTATTATAGACTGGTTCAATTTCTATCACCAGCCAGTGACAGGTTAGTAgcatccattaaccctttgcaatccaattttggattcagggtttcccaaggggttttctctttctgccattatacaatggcgccatctgctggctagagccagcactgcagtttgggacatgctggagaggcccccccgacaacagagcggccagtaatatacagtaagaataccctgccagatgtcttccgacatcgaagctgtacagccttcaatctgaatgtcttcagacgtcagacagtggattggaaagggttaaactagacATTTTCCTCACGCTGTCCCCCAGAACTGGCTTTTTTATAGTCTCAGTTGCATTGTTCTGAAATGCCTACTTGCTTTGGACAAGGCTGGTATGTGGCATAAGCATGTCACCAGCTTGTATCTGGATTGAAATTGTAAGTCACTTTGTATACTTCTGCATCTCTCAGTGGGAAGATCAGAACTGCACAATATCCGCTGGTGCAGACTGTGGGAATGTATGAAACATCTGGATACATTCACTCACTTCACACAGTGTACAGTGCTGCAGGTTATATCAGTGAGCAGTATATATCACTCTGGAAATATTAGGTTAATGTCTATAAATATGGTGTAAGTTAACCCCTTCCTATCATGGCCATTctttattgtcattttttcatcCCCGTATTCCAAAAACCATACCTTATTTACGTTTCCATCAACATGGTCATACGAAGTCTTGTTTCTGCAGTACAAATTGTATTTTCGAATAGTACCATTTAGTGTATTATATAAGGTACGGTATtaagaaaaagaaaggaaaagaaatgttaaGTTGGGTGGAATGCAACTGTTGTTATGGGGTTAACGGTGCGGTTAAAATTCCATGGTACATGTATGCTGCAGGTCACTGTGATTGTAGCGATACCAGATTTctgttatgttttactacttttaaaaaaatgttaatgagGGATGATTCTACGGAGGGCTTCCTTAAGACTTGGCAACCATGGTCTGACTATCTAAATATCCCAAATATGTCGCGACTACTGTCCTCATAGGAGAAAATCTCCTGAGACACAACAGATAATGATACCAATAACATTCTATACACAAATGAGAATAATTTTCTTAGGCCCCCTCTCCACGGACGTggattcgccggcggtaaaccacCGGCGAATCACGCAGCTGACGCTtctcatagcattgctatggaaagcgtcggcccctgtccacgagcggagaatcaatgcgattctccgctcgtagcgggcaatttgcagcagccccgattctccgtggccagcctatctattagatagggctgaccggcggagattcggcagtGGCTCCTGCcctcgggcggcggctcccgcggcggagatctgccacgggactTCGCAACACCCTTGGACAGACGGCCTTACAGATACAATGAGTAGAAACCTATATGATATGTTTCATATTTATTTGTTTAGTTGTTTGTTCAACAACTATTTACAGTCCTAAGTTTGTTTTTACTAAAGTCCCCCCTGCGAGGGGTCTTCTTCAGCCCTCTATTATGTAAAGTTatgtaaaaatcaaataaaaacttttgaaacaaaaacaaagtaaaaaaattggtttgtgtcgccatattctgagacatatagctttttcatttttccatactTTGGGCTGCCTGAGCCCCGTATGTTTTCTGTTCTTTTGGAATGTTATTACCCTCAGTAAGAAAAACATAATaatgttgtagatatgataccttttaatgggtaacaaaatgaaattatgttacagcgagctttcgagaCTACCTGGGATAACCAGCCTGTagttttggcgtacatacgactctTTGgttactttttattctttttttggggggagacaAGATTAACAAACagcaatcttttttttctttaatgcattcaccatgcaggataaataatacaatattttCAGAATTCAGACTTATATGGATGCAGCAATGCCaatattgtttattttttgtaCGATAAATATGAAAACTGAATGCTTGAACTTTTagtacattttatatatacaaaATGTAACCTTTTATATGGCCGTCTGCACACAAATGCGGGggctcgcagcggaatccgtctCTGAGCGAGGCTGGCGAGCCCGTGCaccttcttttcctgtactgcggtgACCACAGACGCTCGCCgttagtcatgcgcagtacaggtttttcttaaatatttgtttttcccatgccgtcgctagGCGGTGACTCAGGTACCCccagcctatccgcaatgtcaacttCAATGGAATTCGTCTGTGTGGAGTCTGCACAAAAAAAGAGaatgctgggattttaaatccactcacagaaatcgCTATCCGCTGATGTTAGAGGGCATGTGAATGCTCTATTTTTTCAATGTGTGTGGATACTGCAATTGAAATCCAGTCGTGTGCAGCTGTCCTTAAACTTTTTTCAACCAACAAGAGAATTTAATCTTGCAATTGCTTGTACAAGTCACTGCAGTAcctatattgcagtgtattgtgcctACACTGTGATGATAGTGTATCATTTGGTATCTTATGACTGTGTAAAGCAGTGAGTGATACAGAAAGCCCCTGTCTGTCTAAGCAATTAGATGTTGATGCAGGGATCTGAGTTATCTCCAAACTGGACTGCTGTAGGCGAATCTGACCTTTTAATCTATGTAGAACGCCCAGTCTAAGGGAATTTTCATGTGGATCCATGTGTGAATTTTGCCCTAGTTAATGGGACAAAATGTGTGCGGCCTTCTGACACAGAACCTGTTTAACAATTGTCGTAAGTTCTTTTTTCACCAAGacatgtgtcaaaatctgcatgtggaaaaatCTGTACCGTTTGAACTACCGCACAGATTTCCATAGCATTCACTAGACTGCTAGAATAGAATGGATTTTGCCTCTGATGTTGAGACGGAATCCGCACCAAAATTATGCCATATGTACCAGTGCCTAATGCAGCTCAACTTCATACAAGCCCTTTCAATTTCTGGCGTACATATCAGGAAGAGCATAAATATGCCTTATGACTCTGCCATTTAAAACATTCAGTGCTATGTGTCAGTTATCACCGTAGCACTGCAATACTGTTATGTTCATGGAACTAGCCTGAAAAAGAAACACAGCTCTGTAGGAACACGCAATTGAGGCATTGAGGTTATCTCGGTGAATGACATttgccatctactggctaaaaGTGGTAATGCAGTAGCAAATATGTTCttccataaaggggttttccgatagTTTGAAATGATGGCAGATTGCTAATCACCAATTAGTTAGGATCTACTTACTGGGAGTCTCAGTGATCTCAAGAACGAAGGGGCTTTAGATTAAATTTCTACATTTAAAGAGCCCCTTcgattatttttttattcaatcACTCTGTAGCCATCCCCTCAGTATCTATAAGTGAGCTAATgttacatttgttagttattgcTTTCTATCTAAAACTCCTGCCctttttcatagaatcatagaattttagagttggaagggacctccagggtcattgagtccaaccccctgctcagtgcaggattcactaaatcatcccagacagatgtgtccagcctttgtttgaactcttccattgaaggagaactcaccacctcccatggtaacctgttccactcattgatccccctgactgtctaatatctaatttgtgtctcctcctgtTCAGTTGCTTCTAGTTtttacttgtgcaaatgagaatagggctgatccctctgcactgtgacagcccttcagatatttgtagacagctattaagtctcctctcagccttcttttttgcaagctaaacactcccagtagagatgagcgagcatactcgaccgagtattagggtgttcgagatgctcgttactcgtaacgagtaccacgcggtgttcgggttactttcattttcttccctgagaaatttgcgcgcttttctggccaatagaaagacagggaaggcattacaacttccccctgcaacgttcaagccctataccacccccctgcagtgagtggctggcgagatcaggtgtcacccgagtattaaaatctgcccctctcgcggctcgccacagatgcattctgacatagttcagggaaagtgttgttgatgccggagctgctatagggagagcgttaggagtattttaggcttcaagaaccccaacggtccttcttaggccatagaaatcgcagatcgcacctatgtgcgatctgcgatttctgttctcttctctatatgcgctcaatggggccagcgatcgcgggatgaattgtcgggaaggggttaaatatataagcccttccctgcaattcatccagaaatgtgttacaataaaaatatataccggcgtataaggcgacggggcgtataagacgaccccccaactgtcaccttatacgccgggaatacagtggagcaaagaataaaaatcattacttctcctggcgttctgcgccgctgctgcaggctgtcgctccctcctggttcccggcagagcattgctttctctacgaagggctttaaatccccgcctccagaaacacacgtgccttcagccaatcacagccaatgacaatgatgtcattgaatggctgaaggcacgtgtgtttctggaggcggggatttcaaccactgcgtccagaaagcaatgctctgtcggggaccaggagggagcgacagcctgcagcagcgccgcagaacaccaggagaagtgagtaatgatttttattctttgctccgctgtattgccggcgtataaggtgacagttggggggttgtcttatacgccccgtcgccttatacgccggtatatatttttatttttacacatttctggatgaattgcagggaagggcttatatatttaagcccttcccgacaattcatcctgcgatcgccggcagcccattgctttcagtggaacctgctgtattgccggctccattgaattcaatgggcaaacatcgttcttctctgccacagctgttacagctatggcagaggagaacgatctttatgctgacagtggggggggggggcactcttgccgctattgtggcttaatagtgggacctgggaacttgagatgcagcccaacatgtagcccctcgcctgccctatccgttgatgtgtcgttcccatcactttcttgaattgcccagattttcacaaatgaaaaccttagcgagcatcggcgatatacaaaaatgctcgggtcgcccattgacttcaatggggttcgttactcgaaacgaaccctcgagcatcgcgaaaagttcgtcccgagtaacgagcacccgagcattttggtgctcgctcatctctaactcccagcaagatcctttaaccattcctcataggacataatttgcatattgctcaccatcttggtaactcttctctgaacttgctccagtttgtctgtgtcttttttaacttggggtgtccagaactggacacagtattccagatgaggtctgactaaggaagagtagagggggataattacctcacgcgctctagactctatgcttctcttaatacatcccagaattgtgtttgcctttttttgctgctgcatcacactattgactcatgttcagtctgtgatctattagtacaccAAAGTCttgttcacatgtgctgctgcttagcccattctatatgtgttttgttttccattttttttgccttgcatttctccttgttcaaTACCAGTCTGTtaatcgctgcccactgttcaaattTGTCCAGAATGTTTTGAATCCTTTCTATCTTCTCCactgttagctatccctcatAACTTAGTGTCGctggcaaacttgatcagtttccc
The sequence above is a segment of the Eleutherodactylus coqui strain aEleCoq1 chromosome 7, aEleCoq1.hap1, whole genome shotgun sequence genome. Coding sequences within it:
- the NEUROG2 gene encoding neurogenin-2 — encoded protein: MVLIKSEYREEDLSSPCSMSTSSLSPPPGSYDDEQPFTPILQSEDGEMTAKKPRRNRNRSTTKNGEVVLKIKKTRRLKANNRERNRMHHLNSALDALREVLPTFPEDAKLTKIETLRFAHNYIWALSETLRLADQLHGCTTSPMLVQDSPPSPSPSASSWSCTSPSSSSCGSLSPASPASSNSDILDYWQPAAHHLHGALAQQSLCVTGTQAFI